The following is a genomic window from Tripterygium wilfordii isolate XIE 37 chromosome 19, ASM1340144v1, whole genome shotgun sequence.
TTATGCCCAACATTTAAACTACTGTAATGCTTAATGCTTCCTCAATTTACTGCGAGTCTTGGAACGCATCAAGAGCATCGCAAACAAAAACAGAGTGAACCAGAAAGTAACTAAACCAACAACGGGAAGGCAAATCATGTAAATGACGCCATTGCTACTTAGCTTCTTCACCttcccttctctctttctcttctccaaTTTCTTGTACTTGTCTtcattttctcctctcttccccctctctctcttcccgTTCACCAAAGAATCCTGTAAAATTACTAAACTCTCCCTCCCATCAAAGCTCCTTCCATCAATGTCCTTTATCTCCATTGTTATGTCATCCACATGCACCTCCCCTCCGTCTATCCCGCTACACGTGACCACTACCCTGCACTCCGCGAACTCCGACTCTACCGATCCCGGCCGTCCACCAGTCTTCATGACTGTTGAATAGTAAAGTTGAACCTCCCCTCCAGTGCAAGGCCATTCCACCAAAACTGGCCTTCCCGACGACAAATTGGCCGCCCGTTTCGCAGCCGGGTCGATCACGATCCAACTCAAACTCAAATTCTCTTTCAGGTCTTGAAGCAACGCATCGATTTCACCGAATTGTTGTATTGGAGTCGAAACGGTTTCCTTTTGCCCCAGTAACTCGATCTTGAAACGGGAACAGAGAAATTTGGTTGTGGTCGTGTTCGTTTCTCGAACCTTGGAGAACAGAAGCTTGTTCTTGTAACATAAATCGACGGCCGAGATTAAATCTGACGGTTCAGATGAGAGATCTTGATTATGGTTTTTGTGATGGAGAAGAGGAAAGGAGTCAGAGAAGAACGAGCGATGACCGCCGGGGAAAGTAGAGATAACTTGACGAACCCGCGAATCATTGGTGGAGCTCCATAGAGTGGAACAAATTTCTTGCCACAATTTACCATCGGCAGAGAGAGCGAGAAATTGCGTGGATGTGCAGGACATAGCGGCGAGAGATGGACCGTCGAGTCGGGTGAGGATGTGGGTTTGGATGATGTCGGAGTTTAGTGTGGAGAGAGTAGTGGAAGAAGCGGCCATTGCAGTTCGATTTGGTTTAGGTTATGGTAGTAAGTAATTTATATAAGGCTGAGTATGTTTAAAAGTCAATAAAAAGGAAATCcccacataattaatttagcAGTTAGTGGTTAAACTAGGGGTGGGCAAAATTATATATGGTCCGGATGAGAGAATTTGTTGCATACAGATTAAACCAAATTTAGACAGTTAAATGTTCGAAATTTGaattcaaatcaaaatttttatcCTATTTAAAACCAAGTTTGGgttcaaatacaaaattttttgtttgatttacttttctgaaccctaactcggattaggttattgttcaatttatttttccaaACCCTGAGTAGGATTAAGTTTTTGGTTGATTTACTTGTGCGAATTTAAACTAATATGTGTTTGATCGATtgattaagtacgtccgaaattcaATTCGGATTAAGGTTCGAACATGTAAATTTTTTCTCAAACACGTATTATTATACAACTCGGAACCGACGTGGAAGCAATTTTTTGCCACGCCTAGGTT
Proteins encoded in this region:
- the LOC119985491 gene encoding F-box protein At2g27310-like — translated: MSCTSTQFLALSADGKLWQEICSTLWSSTNDSRVRQVISTFPGGHRSFFSDSFPLLHHKNHNQDLSSEPSDLISAVDLCYKNKLLFSKVRETNTTTTKFLCSRFKIELLGQKETVSTPIQQFGEIDALLQDLKENLSLSWIVIDPAAKRAANLSSGRPVLVEWPCTGGEVQLYYSTVMKTGGRPGSVESEFAECRVVVTCSGIDGGEVHVDDITMEIKDIDGRSFDGRESLVILQDSLVNGKRERGKRGENEDKYKKLEKRKREGKVKKLSSNGVIYMICLPVVGLVTFWFTLFLFAMLLMRSKTRSKLRKH